The stretch of DNA CGGTCCTCGCCTTCGTGGAGGACGTCGCGGCGTCGGGCGGCTACATGATCGCCTGCGCGGCCGACGAGATCTTCTGCGATCCGTCCTCCCTCGTCGGCTCGATCGGGGTGGTGTCGTCGGGGTTCGGCTTCACCGGGCTGATCGAGCGCCTCGGCGTCGAGCGCCGGGTCCACACCGCCGGCAAGGCCAAGGCGATGCTCGACCCGTTCCGGCCCGAGAACCCGGACGACGTCGCCCGCCTCAAGACCATCCAGGCCGACGTGCAGGCGATGTTCACCGAACTGGTGACGAGCCGCCGGCCCGGCCTCACGGGCGATCCCGACGAGCTGTTTTCCGGTGCGGTCTGGACCGGGCGCCAGGGCCTGGCGCTCGGCCTCGTCGACGGCCACGGCGACGTCCGCTCGGTCCTGCGGGCGCGCTTCGGCGACACGGTGAAGCTGCCGGTGATCGAGCAGGCCCGCGGCGGCCTCCTCGCCCGGCTGCTGCGCCGGCGCGAGCCGGGGGCGGTCGGAATCGCGGCGATCGAGGGGGCGCTGGCCGCCCTCGACGAGCGCGCGGCGTTCGCCCGCTACGGGTTGTAGCCGCTCACGGCGTCGCCGGATCGCGCAGGCTCGCGGGCAATCGCGTCAGGCACAGGATCTGGTCCTGGCGCTCGTAGGTCTCGCGCTCGCGGATCGCCCGCTCGACCTCCTCCGTGCCGGCGCTGGAATAGCGCAGGCCGAACGGCATCGAGCCGTCCTTCGGGGAGGTCGCGAGCTTGCGTCTCGTCTCGGCCCGGCAATAGGCGGCCCAGTCCTGCGACAGGCCGAGCCGGCGGGCATGCTCCGCCACCGCGACCCCGACCCGCCTCTGCGCCTCGCGCTCGCTCCGGGCCAGCGCTCGGTCGTCGAGGCCGTTGATCAGCCCGCTGACCACGAAGCCGAGGGCGACCGCGATCGACATCAGGAGGAACAGGCTGCGCATTCGAAAGAGCCTGCTCCCCGGCGGCGCTAAGCTCCCTAGCTGTCGCGCAGGGCCGGGTTCGGCAAGGCGGACCGGAGCGCCCGACGAGCGGATGCGGCCCTCACCGCGCCGCCGGCGCGAACAGTCCCAGGAAGAGCGGCCGGGCATAGAGGTCGGCCGCGTTGTCGGGCGTCACGCCCGGCACCCAGGCCGGCAGCTCGGCGGCGGCGTTGACCATGCTGGAGACGAGTTGCGCCGCGATGCCGGCATCGAGCGGGCGCACCGAGCCGTCGGCCATGCCGTCGACGAGGCAGAAGCCGAAGCGCTCGGTCAGGCGGTTCATGGTGCGCCGCGTCTCGGTGCGCAGGGCCTCCGGCAGGGCGCTGAAGGCGGTGACGCGCAACAACGGACCGCCGGGGCCGAGCTGGCTGCGCACCAGGGTCGCCGAGGCGGTGCAGATCCGGTCCCAGCCGCTGCCGCCGTTGGCGTCCGCCGCGTCCTGGACCGCCCGGATCTGCGCGAAGCTGCGGGAGAAGCAATTGGCGACGAGGTCGTCCTTGTTGTCGTTGTGGTGGTAGAACGAGCCCTTGGTGACCTTGAGGAGGCCTGAGATCTTCTCCACCGAGGCGCCGCGATAGCCCTGCTGGTTGATGAGGATGGTGGCGGCGCGCAGGAAAGCCTCCGGCGAGACCTCGCTCTCCTCGGGCGGCGCCTGTTCGGGCAGGAGGGCCGGGCGCCAATTCGAGCCTGTCGCCGCCATGCCGCGGGTGAGCAGGTCGGTCATCCGGGCGCCGGCCCGGGCATAGTCCCGCGGCTCGTAGCGGCCGATCCACAGCCGGGTCGAGTGGATCACC from Methylobacterium aquaticum encodes:
- a CDS encoding S49 family peptidase, which encodes MPFRPLATLRALLPGRWARRHPVVPVVRLSGAIGAVSPLRAGLSLGACAPALERAFGMKGIRAVALVVNSPGGSAAQSHLIFRRIRALSAEAGVPVLAFVEDVAASGGYMIACAADEIFCDPSSLVGSIGVVSSGFGFTGLIERLGVERRVHTAGKAKAMLDPFRPENPDDVARLKTIQADVQAMFTELVTSRRPGLTGDPDELFSGAVWTGRQGLALGLVDGHGDVRSVLRARFGDTVKLPVIEQARGGLLARLLRRREPGAVGIAAIEGALAALDERAAFARYGL
- a CDS encoding TetR/AcrR family transcriptional regulator; this encodes MPRSLDPETVPAPDAAPRQTRRYAQKRDAILHAAAALINEAGVKGTTLADVARSVGLMTNSVTYYYRRKEDLAAACFLHTIGVLDGLVAQAETAPDGPARLARLLDLAAAHRAAMAMGEEPDIAVLHDVRALPAPQAESVFAAYNALFRRLRGLFDEAGLDRQDRNARTHLLLSVIHSTRLWIGRYEPRDYARAGARMTDLLTRGMAATGSNWRPALLPEQAPPEESEVSPEAFLRAATILINQQGYRGASVEKISGLLKVTKGSFYHHNDNKDDLVANCFSRSFAQIRAVQDAADANGGSGWDRICTASATLVRSQLGPGGPLLRVTAFSALPEALRTETRRTMNRLTERFGFCLVDGMADGSVRPLDAGIAAQLVSSMVNAAAELPAWVPGVTPDNAADLYARPLFLGLFAPAAR